From Numida meleagris isolate 19003 breed g44 Domestic line unplaced genomic scaffold, NumMel1.0 unplaced_Scaffold1667, whole genome shotgun sequence, a single genomic window includes:
- the LOC110390667 gene encoding leukocyte immunoglobulin-like receptor subfamily B member 2 — YHVGGSTLNKYKDKVQDVVEFTFVNTSREHAGRYQCQYRVPESEEISEKSDPVELVLTNHGFPPPGISLQGKERVGTGTNVTIHCWNKDYGAAFLLHKDGRSAPIQRQDRDGGGTATFTLLGVTPSDAGTYRCSYHPKDYPFVSSRLGSSVTLEVTPTAATPGRSEPPVCVNPLPWTGGCVTASSLHGGCGWQQRHPHPQTPQDLRSGPERV; from the exons TGTACCACGTTGGAGGTTCGACACTCAACAAGTACAAGGACAAGGTGCAGGACGTGGTCGAGTTCACCTTTGTTAACACAAGTCGGGAACATGCGGGGAGATATCAGTGCCAGTACCGGGTGCCTGAGTCAGAGGAGATATCAGAGAAGAGTGATCCCGTGGAGCTGGTGCTGACAA ATCACGGCTTTCCACCACCTGGCATCTCCCTTCAAGGAAAGGAACGTGTGGGAACAGGAACCAATGTCACTATCCACTGCTGGAACAAGGACTATGgggctgccttcctcctgcacaaggatgGGCGCTCAGCCCCTATCCAGCGCCAGGACCGGGATGGTGGGGGCACAGCCACCTTCACCCTCCTTGGGGTGACCCCCTCTGACGCTGGTACCTACAGGTGCTCCTACCATCCCAAAGACTACCCCTTTGTTTCCTCACGTCTTGGGAGCAGCGTGACACTGGAGGTGACACCCACAGCCGCAACCCCAGGTAGGTCTGAGCCCCCTGTTTGTGTgaatcccctgccatggacaggtGGCTGTGTCACTGCTTCCAGTCTGCATGGGGGTTGTGGATGGCAACAGAGACACCCACACCCCCAGACCCCACAGGATCTGAGGAGTGGTCCAGAGCGAGTCTAG